From a region of the Novipirellula aureliae genome:
- a CDS encoding DUF1501 domain-containing protein encodes MRCHGNPFSRRGFLAAGTLGGLGLSLPDLLMRQAAAEQKHYDFIEAKAKSVIHIFLPGGLAQQESFDPKPYSPLEYRGEMGTVKTNTGEVFCESIPQLAKRADKFSVIRSMSHGEAAHERGTHNMFTGYKPSPALSYPSFGAVVSHEYGPRNNLPPYICIPKVPNEYAGTGYLPSSYGAFALGADPARDDFKVRDLDLAGGVDQERFIRRKSALEIVNQRFAERGSCDSVDAMNTFYQRAYDLLDTPAAKEAFDLSKENAKMRDRYGRNEAGQRMLMARRLVEAGSRLVTLTYGGWDMHANITAGVRNLMPRLDVALSALLDDLSERGLLDETLVMLTSEFGRTPKVNADAGRDHWPKVFSVMLAGGGIQAGLIHGASDSTASEPELDPVSPADLATTMYRLLGIVADKELMAPGDRPIEIVNGGKLITPLLA; translated from the coding sequence TTTATTGAAGCGAAAGCCAAGAGTGTCATTCATATTTTTCTGCCGGGCGGATTGGCTCAGCAAGAATCGTTCGATCCGAAACCCTACAGTCCTCTCGAGTACCGAGGCGAGATGGGGACGGTCAAGACGAATACGGGGGAAGTGTTCTGCGAATCGATTCCCCAATTGGCAAAGCGTGCGGACAAATTTAGCGTGATCCGGTCGATGTCCCACGGTGAAGCGGCACATGAACGGGGAACGCATAATATGTTCACCGGCTATAAACCAAGCCCCGCACTGAGTTACCCCAGTTTTGGGGCTGTGGTCAGCCATGAATATGGGCCTCGAAATAATTTACCCCCTTACATTTGCATCCCCAAAGTGCCCAATGAATATGCGGGAACGGGCTACTTGCCGAGTAGCTATGGGGCTTTCGCTTTGGGCGCCGATCCCGCACGCGATGATTTCAAAGTTCGTGACTTGGACTTGGCGGGGGGAGTCGACCAAGAGCGTTTCATTCGACGAAAATCGGCACTCGAAATCGTGAATCAACGTTTTGCCGAACGTGGTTCATGCGATAGTGTTGATGCGATGAACACGTTCTATCAGCGCGCTTACGATTTGCTCGATACCCCTGCTGCAAAAGAAGCGTTCGACTTGTCGAAAGAAAATGCAAAGATGCGAGACCGATATGGTCGCAACGAAGCGGGCCAACGCATGCTGATGGCTCGCCGCTTGGTCGAAGCAGGATCGCGGTTGGTAACACTTACCTATGGCGGATGGGATATGCATGCCAACATTACCGCAGGCGTTCGAAATTTGATGCCCCGTTTGGATGTTGCCCTGTCAGCGTTGCTCGATGATTTGTCCGAACGTGGTTTGCTGGATGAAACGTTGGTGATGCTAACAAGTGAATTCGGTCGGACCCCGAAAGTCAATGCGGACGCTGGTCGTGACCACTGGCCGAAGGTGTTCAGTGTCATGTTGGCTGGCGGTGGTATCCAAGCAGGGTTGATCCATGGTGCTTCGGACTCAACCGCATCGGAGCCGGAACTCGACCCGGTCTCACCTGCAGACCTAGCGACCACGATGTATCGGTTGCTTGGTATTGTCGCCGACAAAGAATTAATGGCGCCCGGTGACCGTCCGATCGAGATTGTGAATGGCGGAAAACTGATTACGCCGTTGTTGGCTTGA
- a CDS encoding PPC domain-containing protein: MIHSRLKTTLAFLALVYLPITAIASLPVVERLEPRGVVRGEETTISLVGNRLKDAHQVLSDVDGLTILDVKPIDNKKVEITIKTDPTIAPGLYPIRLVTKSGIANLRLLGVGAMPIVKEVEPNNGIETQQPIELNTTIEGVIEREDVDHYAVKLAAGQSLQVEIEGIRLAYSLNNQNILDPYIAILDQGRFELATSDDSAFLGQDGVCSYTAESDGVYTVLVRDSSFGGHPSCSYRLHVGTFPRPVAAIPGGGVPGSTLNAKLIHLSGETEEGSVVLPSESRSRYAVVTENEDGISPSPNWIRVNTLPVVMEDEPQNNNHRKAPSVTVPAALCGVIGQPGDFDAFQFECKKGERYRVNVFARNCLRSPLDAVLNVFGPDYKTIVSSDDVNGSVDPSLEFATKVDGAHTIRIYDHLRGGSPLHQYRIEVEKANPTFALTLKEGRRDQAEVISVPIGGQTATVITASRQGYNDAIEPHVLGLPEGVTATTYPIPKGRSEIPILFTASSEAKHDASLFNIEATGDSKHADVQGNFAQTHKLVLGQNRRGMWSYDSDRAAIAVTDAAPFSIELVQPKTPIVRSGSKDLIVRIVRDKGFNGAVSLRTLYNPPGIGINNSRKIEKGKSEVNIPITANGNAAIGVWPLIMIATYPTSNGNAEIASPPIELEVQDSLFKYSFPRTTAELGTEATVAVEVEVLRDLPSTTVVDENEVAADANAEGTGSDAADAEVELVGIPNGVTCAEPIQKVSKDTTMLTFRIVVAADAKPGKHKTLVCQSRVKVGDEIIHQTNGTGELRLDKPLPVKKVEQPKPKTEEKKAEPKKAEPKPLSRLEQLRQMKQN, encoded by the coding sequence ATGATACACAGCCGATTAAAAACCACGTTGGCGTTCTTGGCTTTGGTGTACTTGCCGATAACGGCGATCGCATCACTTCCGGTCGTCGAGAGGCTCGAACCACGCGGCGTCGTCCGAGGTGAGGAAACGACGATCTCGCTAGTTGGCAATCGACTGAAGGACGCTCATCAAGTTCTTTCCGATGTCGATGGTCTAACCATTCTCGACGTCAAGCCTATCGATAACAAGAAGGTCGAGATAACGATCAAGACCGACCCCACAATCGCTCCTGGCCTCTACCCAATTCGCTTGGTCACGAAATCAGGAATTGCCAACCTACGCTTGCTAGGCGTGGGAGCGATGCCAATCGTCAAAGAGGTCGAACCGAACAATGGGATTGAAACTCAGCAACCGATTGAGCTCAACACGACAATCGAAGGCGTGATCGAACGCGAAGATGTGGATCACTATGCGGTCAAACTTGCGGCGGGGCAAAGTCTTCAGGTCGAGATCGAAGGTATCCGGTTGGCCTATTCTTTGAACAATCAGAACATCCTCGATCCTTACATTGCCATTCTCGACCAAGGGCGATTTGAATTGGCGACCAGCGATGATTCAGCGTTTCTTGGGCAAGACGGTGTTTGTTCTTATACGGCCGAGTCCGATGGGGTTTATACCGTTTTAGTGCGAGACAGCTCGTTTGGTGGTCATCCAAGCTGCAGCTATCGGTTACATGTCGGAACTTTCCCACGTCCGGTCGCGGCCATTCCAGGTGGCGGTGTGCCAGGATCGACATTGAATGCCAAGTTGATTCACTTGAGCGGTGAGACCGAAGAAGGATCCGTTGTCTTGCCCAGTGAGTCCAGGAGTCGCTACGCCGTTGTTACCGAGAACGAGGATGGTATTTCACCATCGCCCAATTGGATTCGTGTCAATACGCTACCTGTGGTCATGGAGGATGAACCGCAGAATAACAATCATCGCAAGGCACCATCCGTGACGGTGCCTGCTGCACTTTGTGGCGTGATTGGTCAACCGGGTGATTTCGATGCCTTTCAGTTCGAGTGCAAAAAGGGGGAACGGTACCGTGTCAACGTTTTCGCTCGCAACTGTCTGCGTTCGCCACTCGATGCGGTATTGAACGTGTTTGGTCCCGACTACAAAACGATCGTCTCCTCGGACGACGTGAATGGCAGCGTTGATCCGTCGCTTGAGTTTGCAACGAAAGTCGACGGCGCACATACGATTCGCATCTACGACCACCTGCGCGGCGGAAGTCCCCTACATCAATACCGGATCGAAGTCGAGAAAGCGAATCCGACGTTTGCGCTAACTCTCAAAGAAGGACGCCGTGATCAAGCGGAAGTCATCTCGGTCCCCATCGGGGGGCAAACCGCTACCGTCATCACGGCTTCGCGCCAAGGTTACAACGATGCAATCGAGCCCCACGTGCTCGGCCTACCCGAAGGAGTGACCGCAACAACGTACCCGATCCCCAAAGGACGCTCAGAGATACCCATCTTGTTTACGGCGTCATCCGAAGCCAAGCACGACGCTTCACTTTTTAATATCGAAGCAACCGGGGATTCGAAGCATGCCGATGTTCAGGGAAACTTCGCTCAAACACATAAATTAGTCCTTGGCCAGAACCGTCGTGGTATGTGGAGTTACGATTCCGATCGAGCTGCAATTGCGGTCACCGATGCGGCGCCGTTTTCGATCGAGTTGGTCCAACCTAAAACGCCGATCGTTCGCAGCGGCAGCAAGGATCTGATCGTTCGCATCGTTCGTGATAAAGGTTTTAATGGCGCTGTTTCGCTCCGCACGCTTTACAATCCGCCTGGCATTGGCATCAACAATAGCCGAAAGATTGAAAAGGGAAAGTCGGAAGTGAATATCCCGATTACGGCCAATGGAAACGCCGCAATCGGCGTTTGGCCACTCATCATGATTGCAACCTATCCGACAAGTAACGGCAACGCCGAAATCGCATCGCCGCCGATCGAATTGGAAGTTCAAGATTCGTTGTTCAAGTATAGCTTCCCAAGAACGACCGCAGAGCTTGGAACCGAAGCAACCGTCGCCGTCGAAGTCGAAGTGTTGCGTGATCTACCGTCCACGACCGTTGTCGATGAAAATGAGGTAGCAGCCGATGCGAATGCTGAGGGTACGGGATCGGACGCAGCGGATGCGGAGGTCGAATTGGTCGGCATCCCCAATGGTGTGACATGTGCCGAGCCCATCCAAAAGGTTTCCAAGGATACAACGATGCTAACCTTTCGCATCGTGGTTGCTGCTGACGCAAAGCCAGGCAAACACAAGACGCTCGTTTGCCAATCCAGAGTGAAGGTGGGTGACGAAATCATTCACCAAACCAACGGAACGGGTGAATTGCGATTGGATAAGCCGTTGCCCGTGAAAAAAGTGGAACAGCCAAAGCCAAAAACGGAAGAGAAAAAAGCCGAACCGAAGAAAGCAGAGCCGAAACCGCTCAGCCGACTCGAACAACTCCGACAAATGAAGCAGAATTAA
- a CDS encoding DUF1549 and DUF1553 domain-containing protein: protein MTPGAVAASASVTGATSEKPKLSVYPPEIKLNSARDFQSFVAVLLRPDGITEDASDRVDWSIDDPKIAKLDGYQLYPLADGETDLVARYAGSSVRVHVTVAGASNRPEISFKNDVMPVLTRSGCNTGSCHGAASGKDGFNLSLFGFDPQGDYFRITREIGFRRVNLAVPEESLLLKKATGAVPHTGGKLFDAESDYYATILEWLEKGAKNDPADAEPPAVESVSILPPQAVLEGEGTSQRFVAVATYSDGSTRDVTRLAAFNSNNSSTAAIDDAGIVTAGQRGEAFVMARFDTHTVGSQVLALPADLQYTPPEIAGDEIDQLVGKKLKQLRILPSERCSDEEFIRRVTIDITGLLPTQQEFDHFVADSSENKRAELIDRLLERKEFSEIWAMKFAQLLMIKSSNDVSYKSAFLYANWLTDKFARKVPIDEMVRELLTATGGTFTSPATNFYEVERDTLKTAENVAQVFMGIRTQCAQCHNHPFDRWTQNDYYGFASFFSQVGRKQAEDYREKIVFNRFSGEVNHPLTGKPLPPKFLGGETPETKGKDRRVILADWLTDAENPFFASSIANRVWAHFMGVGLVDQVDDIRVSNPPSNPELFDALGKKLVAYDFELSALVRDICNSDAYQRSSVANESNAHDTRNYAHAVVRRIPAESLLDCIVQVTESPDKFRGLPIGASAVQIADGATSNYFLDAFGRSPRTTVCECEASTSPSLSQALHLLNGNSISNKINQGKVIQRWVKEDNLSSEQVIDRIYARCLSRYPTPEEREKLIANGLDLPTGKSAGSNGKKNQADSRIPQLTDIFWAVLNSREFAFNH from the coding sequence ATGACGCCAGGGGCGGTTGCCGCATCGGCATCGGTCACAGGAGCGACTTCGGAAAAGCCTAAGCTTTCGGTCTACCCGCCGGAGATCAAACTCAACTCGGCTCGAGACTTTCAATCTTTTGTGGCCGTACTTTTGCGGCCTGATGGAATTACCGAAGATGCCAGCGATCGAGTCGACTGGTCAATCGATGACCCGAAAATTGCCAAGCTTGATGGTTATCAGTTGTATCCACTCGCGGACGGCGAAACCGATTTGGTCGCCCGCTATGCTGGTTCGAGCGTGCGTGTGCATGTTACCGTTGCGGGGGCATCGAATCGACCTGAAATCAGCTTTAAGAACGATGTGATGCCCGTTTTGACTCGATCGGGTTGCAATACAGGTTCTTGCCACGGAGCGGCCAGCGGTAAGGATGGTTTCAACTTGAGTTTGTTCGGGTTCGATCCCCAAGGCGACTATTTCAGGATCACTCGCGAGATTGGATTTCGGCGAGTCAACCTGGCCGTTCCCGAAGAGAGTTTGCTGCTAAAGAAGGCAACCGGGGCGGTTCCGCACACCGGTGGCAAACTCTTTGATGCCGAGTCCGATTACTACGCGACGATCTTAGAGTGGCTGGAAAAGGGTGCCAAGAATGATCCCGCCGATGCAGAGCCGCCAGCCGTCGAGTCGGTTTCAATCTTGCCCCCGCAAGCGGTCTTGGAAGGGGAGGGGACGAGCCAGCGTTTTGTTGCCGTTGCAACCTATAGCGATGGCTCGACTCGCGATGTGACTCGTCTGGCTGCCTTTAACTCCAACAATTCGTCGACGGCTGCAATTGATGACGCGGGAATCGTGACCGCGGGACAACGGGGGGAAGCATTCGTGATGGCTCGCTTCGATACCCACACCGTCGGCAGCCAAGTGTTGGCATTGCCAGCCGATTTACAATACACGCCGCCCGAGATTGCGGGTGATGAAATCGACCAATTGGTTGGCAAGAAACTGAAGCAACTACGGATTCTACCAAGTGAGCGATGCAGTGATGAAGAGTTTATTCGACGAGTGACAATTGATATCACCGGCTTGCTACCCACTCAACAAGAATTCGATCACTTTGTCGCGGATTCGAGTGAAAACAAGCGAGCCGAGCTGATCGACCGATTGCTTGAGCGAAAAGAGTTCAGTGAAATTTGGGCGATGAAATTTGCTCAATTACTGATGATTAAAAGTAGTAACGACGTGAGCTACAAGTCGGCGTTTTTATACGCCAACTGGCTAACAGACAAATTTGCTCGAAAAGTACCGATCGACGAGATGGTGCGTGAGTTGTTGACAGCGACCGGGGGCACGTTCACTTCGCCCGCAACGAATTTTTACGAGGTCGAACGCGATACGCTAAAGACGGCCGAGAATGTCGCCCAAGTGTTCATGGGAATTCGAACCCAATGTGCACAATGCCACAATCATCCCTTTGATCGTTGGACCCAAAACGATTATTACGGCTTCGCCTCCTTCTTTTCGCAAGTCGGCCGCAAGCAAGCCGAAGACTATCGTGAAAAAATTGTGTTCAACCGCTTTAGTGGCGAAGTCAATCATCCACTGACCGGGAAACCCCTTCCTCCAAAGTTCCTCGGAGGCGAGACGCCCGAAACGAAGGGGAAGGATCGACGTGTAATCCTTGCGGACTGGTTGACCGATGCCGAAAACCCATTCTTCGCATCCTCGATTGCCAATCGTGTTTGGGCCCATTTCATGGGCGTCGGCCTCGTTGACCAAGTCGATGATATTCGGGTTAGCAATCCGCCGAGCAATCCCGAGTTGTTTGACGCGCTTGGCAAAAAACTGGTCGCCTATGATTTTGAATTGAGTGCGCTGGTGCGTGACATCTGTAATAGCGATGCCTATCAACGATCCAGTGTGGCCAATGAATCAAATGCCCACGATACTCGGAACTACGCCCATGCGGTTGTCCGACGAATTCCGGCGGAAAGTTTGCTAGACTGCATCGTCCAAGTCACCGAATCGCCCGACAAGTTCCGTGGGTTGCCAATCGGGGCCAGTGCGGTGCAGATCGCGGACGGGGCGACCTCGAACTATTTTCTCGATGCGTTTGGTCGCTCGCCCAGAACGACCGTTTGCGAATGCGAAGCCTCGACCTCACCCTCCCTGTCACAAGCCTTGCACCTGTTAAATGGAAACTCGATTAGCAACAAAATCAATCAGGGAAAAGTGATTCAGCGGTGGGTCAAGGAAGATAACTTAAGCTCCGAGCAAGTGATCGATCGAATTTATGCTCGTTGCTTGTCGAGATACCCGACACCTGAGGAACGTGAAAAATTGATCGCGAACGGACTCGATCTACCGACTGGGAAGTCAGCCGGCAGTAACGGGAAAAAGAATCAAGCGGATAGTAGGATCCCGCAATTGACCGACATCTTTTGGGCTGTCCTCAACAGCCGCGAATTTGCATTTAACCACTGA